The DNA region CGCACACACTTGGCCTATATCGAACCAACTCCAACAAGGTGGGGTTCCGCTATGGCCAGGTTTCTAACTTACGACCTCAACCCAACGCACTACCCTGACATAATCGCGTTGCTGTTAACATGACATATTGACGTTGCCACGACACCTTTTTTTTTGACCGGGCCGAGGATTGATTTGACAGGTCGCTCCACTGTTGGATAGTCTGCGAAGCAATTCATCGCATTGGTCGCTAACCGGAGGAAAAGTATTTATGGATTTCGTCACCAACCAGGAAGTCATTCAAGCGGCGCGGAAAATTCTTAATCAAGATATATGGGATTATTTAAGCGGCGGCGCGGAGTCGGAAACCACCATGCGGCGCAATCGCATGGGCTTCGATTATCTGGCGCTGCGGCCGCGCATCTGCGTCGACGTTTCAAAGATCGACACTTCGACGATGTTTCTCGGCAAGAAATTACGAATTCCGGTCATGCTCGCGCCCATGGGTTCGTTGCAATCGATCACGCCGGAAGGCGGCGTGGCGGTGGCCAAAGCGGCGGCGCAATTCGGCTCGATCAATTTCGTTAGCTCGGTGACCCAGCCGACTTTGGAAGAGATCGCCGCTAGCACAAACGGCCCGAAAATATTTCAACTCTACATTCGCGGCGGCTTGGATTGGTGCAAAGAGCAGGTCGACCGCGCGCTCAAAGCTGGCTACATGGCGCTCTGTCTCACCGTCGACACGGCGCACTACAGCCGGCGCGAGCGCCAGATGATGAACCGCTGGCTGCCGCCGAGCAAACGGGTCGAGACCAACACGCGCATTTACCAAGCGATGTTGACCTGGGAACTGATGGCGGCGATCAGGAAACACGCCGGCATACCGCTGATTCTAAAGGGCGTGGCGACGGCGGAAGATGCGAAGATCGCCGTCGACCATGGCGTCGAAGTGATTTACATTTCCAACCACGGCGGGCGGCAACTCGATCACGGCCGCGGCACCATCGATATCGTCCCCGAAGTTGTCGAAGCGGTTAAAGGCAAAGCCGATGTCGTGCTCGATGGCGGTGTCACTCGCGGCACCGATGTGTTAAAAGCGCTCGCGCTGGGCTGCAAAGCCGTGACCATCGGCAAGCTCCAAGGCTGGGGCCTCGCCGCCGGCGCCGACGCCGGAGTCGTGCGCGTGTTGGAAATCCTCGAAGAAGAACTAACCATCGACATGGGGCTCTTGGGCGTGACGAACGTCAGTCAAATCAATGCGAGTCATGTTTGCCAGTCCTATCCCGTGTCGTTTCCCCATGAGATGAGCGCGTTTCCGTATATGCCGGGCGGGCAGTTACGCTGAAGTGAAGTTTCAAGTCGCTTGGCGCGGGCACGAACGGCCGTGCATAACCTGTTGTTCTCGGTATTGTGTTAAGCGGGATGGACGGGCTAAACTCTTAAGGAACCTCTGAACAACTGCCCTGCTTCCAGGGCAGTTGTTCAGAGGTTCCTTAAGATGTTTTCATCACGAAGGACACGAAGGGTTCGGATACTTTGCTTTCCGAACTTCGTGATCTCCGTGTCCTTCGTGGTGAAATAAACCGGCTGAACCATGGCTGGTTTGTCACGCTAGCAAGTAAGGAAGCAACTATGACCTTTGCAACCGACGTTTACGGTTGGGAAACAGTGATCGGTGAACGCGTGCGCGCCACGATGGCGTCGCATGAGTTGACGCGTTACTTCGCGGTCAAGATGACGCCGGCGCGGGCGCGCGTTGCGCTGTTGCAGTTGAGTTTGTTCGTCAGCTGCCGGCGCGACTGCTGGGCCAACCTGATCGCCAACTGCGACGCCGCGCCCATGCGCCAACGTTTGATGGCGCATGAATACGATGAAGTGGTCGAAGATGAGTTTAGCTCGAAGGGACATTACGATTTGCTGATTCGCCAAGGCGCGCTGATCGGTTTGAGCGCCGACGATTTCGCCAAGGTGAAACCGCTGCGCACCAGCATGGCGACTTTTTACGGTTGGAAGTGGATCGCTCGCCAAGGCGCATGGCAAGATGGGCTGATCGCGATGATGGCGACCGAATGGGTGAACGACGACCGCAGGCTGATGGATCAAGGCGGCGGTTTGTCGCGGCGCGATGGGCTGCGTTGGATGCGCGACTTCGGTTATAAGTGGGAAGAGATGCCCAACTTCGCAGCGCATGCGGTGGCGGATGAAAAGCATAGCGATCTGTTCGTGCCGCTGCTCGACAAATTCATCTCGAATCGCGACAGCGCGCTCACAGCGGCGGACGATGCGCTCGAGTTTTTTAAGTTGTATCACTTGGGCGTCGCGGAAGAGATGGAGAAGTCGGAAGAGGATTGATTGGCCGCAAAGAACGCAAAAGGCGCAAAAAATATTTTCGCAATATCGGGGCGGGTTTCAAACCCGCCCTCTTAGCTTTCACCATTGAATCGTTCATTTTTCCCCCGCGTTCCGCTCGCTGTTCCTTACTGGACTCGCGAGACCTACCGAGACATTCTTCGCTGTCTGATATCGGGCCGCGTCATCGACGGGCCGCAGCTTGGAACACTTAGAGCGCAAATCGTTGAGCAACTCGGCGTCGCCGATGCGCTGCTTTGCGGCTCCGGTAGTTTGGCGATCGAGCTTGCGCTGCGCGCTTGCGACGTGCGCGAGGGCGATGAAGTCGTGCTGCCGACGTTTTGCTGCTCGGCGGTGGTGGCGCCGGTTCTCGCTGTCGGTGCGACTCCGGTGCTTGCCGATTGCGGCGGCGAGCTTAATCTTACGGTGGCAACCGTTCAGGCTGCGCTGACGCAAAAAACTAAAGCGATCATCGTGCCGCATCTGTTCGGCAATCCCGCTCCGATCGTCGCTATCATCGAACTAGTGCGCGGCCGAAATATTCGCGTCATCGACGACGCGGCGCAGGCGTTGGGGGCGACGATTGATGGCCAACCGGTTGGCAGCTTCGGTGATGCTGGGGTTTTAAGTTTCGGCGCCGAGAAGATTTGTTTCGGTCTCGGTGGCGGTGCGCTGTTATCTCGGCGCGAAGAATGCATCCAACTTAATTCTCAAGTCAGTCTCTCGGCGCCGAATTTCGGTTCGGAGCTGACGAATTTCCTGTCGACGTTTACCTGGCGCTGCTTGCGCCGTTGGACCTGGCCTCTAAAATCGCTGTTAGCGTCGAAGTCGCCGGATTCGCCGCCCGCTGCTTATCGTCGCCAAGCGATCAGTCATCTCGCCGCCGTGGTCGCTGCAAGTTTGCTGCGCACTCTCGTCGACAATATTTCCGCCCGGCGCGCCAGTATGGGACTCTATCGCGAGTTGTTGAAGAACGATTCGAGAATTGAATTGATCGCCCACGGCGCTGGTTCGGCCTGTTTGACTCAAGTGATTCGTGTCTTGCCGGGCCATCGCGATGACGATGGGGCGGCGCGGGTGATTGCGGCGTTGCGTGCCGCCTGTTACGAAGTTCAAGGCAGCTATGTGCCGATTCATCTGATGTCGTCATTTCAAGATTGCGTCTGGGATCGTTTGCCCTATGCCGATCGCGTCTGGGCCGATTTAGTCGAGCTGCCTTGCGAGCCCAGCGTGAGTTTGGCCGAGGTCGAACGGATCGCCGCCATCGTCAAGAATGTTGCCGCCAAGATTTGAAATGTTTTTTATATAAAGGTAAGCCAACAGCATGAAGGAAATTCAATTTGTCGACACCACCGTGCGCGACGGTTCGTTGAGCTTGTGGGCGTTGGGTATGCGCACCGGCGCCATGCTCGCCATCGCCGAGCAGATGGACCGTTGCGGTTTCGAGTCCATGGAGTTCTTCGGCTTCGCCGGTTACATCAAGTACGTCAAAGAGCATAAAGAAAATCCCTGGACCTGGATGGGCGAAGGCGCGAAGAAATTTCGCCGCACTCGTTTGCGCTATCATGGCGGACTCGCGTCGGGCTTCGAGAAAATCCCGCGCTCAGTGCGGTTGCTGATGATCGAGCGTGTCGTCGCTCATGGCATCACGCTGACGCGCTCCTCTGATCCGTGGAACGATTACGATGCCGCGGCAGTGGAGATCGCGGCGCTGCAAAAGCTCGGCATGGAGGTGATCATCAATATCATTTACACCGTATCGCCGCGCCACAACGACGAATACTGGGCCACGCGCGCGCGCCAGGCAGCGGCCATCGGGCCGTCGGGAATCTGTTTCAAAGAC from Deltaproteobacteria bacterium includes:
- a CDS encoding alpha-hydroxy-acid oxidizing protein, whose protein sequence is MDFVTNQEVIQAARKILNQDIWDYLSGGAESETTMRRNRMGFDYLALRPRICVDVSKIDTSTMFLGKKLRIPVMLAPMGSLQSITPEGGVAVAKAAAQFGSINFVSSVTQPTLEEIAASTNGPKIFQLYIRGGLDWCKEQVDRALKAGYMALCLTVDTAHYSRRERQMMNRWLPPSKRVETNTRIYQAMLTWELMAAIRKHAGIPLILKGVATAEDAKIAVDHGVEVIYISNHGGRQLDHGRGTIDIVPEVVEAVKGKADVVLDGGVTRGTDVLKALALGCKAVTIGKLQGWGLAAGADAGVVRVLEILEEELTIDMGLLGVTNVSQINASHVCQSYPVSFPHEMSAFPYMPGGQLR
- a CDS encoding DegT/DnrJ/EryC1/StrS aminotransferase family protein, producing the protein MNRSFFPRVPLAVPYWTRETYRDILRCLISGRVIDGPQLGTLRAQIVEQLGVADALLCGSGSLAIELALRACDVREGDEVVLPTFCCSAVVAPVLAVGATPVLADCGGELNLTVATVQAALTQKTKAIIVPHLFGNPAPIVAIIELVRGRNIRVIDDAAQALGATIDGQPVGSFGDAGVLSFGAEKICFGLGGGALLSRREECIQLNSQVSLSAPNFGSELTNFLSTFTWRCLRRWTWPLKSLLASKSPDSPPAAYRRQAISHLAAVVAASLLRTLVDNISARRASMGLYRELLKNDSRIELIAHGAGSACLTQVIRVLPGHRDDDGAARVIAALRAACYEVQGSYVPIHLMSSFQDCVWDRLPYADRVWADLVELPCEPSVSLAEVERIAAIVKNVAAKI